A region of Drosophila mauritiana strain mau12 chromosome 3L, ASM438214v1, whole genome shotgun sequence DNA encodes the following proteins:
- the LOC117141447 gene encoding sex peptide receptor: MAGGNNETEPLYCGSGMDNFHTSYKNMHGYVSLVVCILGTIANTLNIIVLTRREMRSPTNAILTGLAVADLAVMLEYIPYTIHDYILTDSLPREEKLSYSWACFIKFHSIFAQVLHTISIWLTVTLAVWRYIAVGYPQKNRVWCGMRTTIITITTAYVVCVLVVSPSLYLITAITEYVDQLDMNGKVINSIPMTQYVIDYRNELLSARAAALNATPTSAPLNETVWLNVSSLLTSTTTSAPPTPSPVVRNVTVYRLYHSDLALHNASLQNATFLIYSVVIKLIPCIALTILSVRLILALLEAKRRRKKLTSKPATPAASNGTKSPANGKAADRPRKNSKTLEKEKQTDRTTRMLLAVLLLFLITEFPQGIMGLLNAVLGDVFYLQCYLRLSDLMDILALINSSINFILYCSMSKQFRTTFTLLFRPKFLDKWLPVAQDEMAAARAERSAVAPVLEKGRQQPQVVMASTTTNITQVTNL; the protein is encoded by the exons ATGGCCGGTGGCAACAATGAAACTGAGCCGCTCTACTGCGGCAGCGGCATGGATAATTTTCACACAAG TTACAAGAACATGCATGGCTATGTTTCGCTGGTGGTCTGCATCCTGGGCACCATCGCGAATACCCTGAATATCATTGTGCTAACCCGGCGGGAGATGCGCTCCCCCACGAATGCCATACTCACGGGTCTGGCCGTGGCCGACCTGGCAGTTATGCTGGAGTACATACCCTACACCATACACGACTACATCCTGACGGACAGTTTGCCGCGGGAGGAGAAGCTCAGCTACAGCTGGGCCTGCTTCATCAAGTTCCACTCGATTTTTGCCCAGGTGCTGCACACCATCTCCATTTGGCTGACGGTGACCCTGGCTGTTTGGCGGTATATAGCGGTGGGTTATCCGCAGAAGAATCGCGTGTGGTGCGGTATGAGAACCACTATAATAACGATAACCACCGCCTATGTGGTGTGTGTACTGGTGGTGTCGCCGTCGCTCTATTTGATCACGGCCATAACAGAATATGTGGATCAGTTGGATATGAATGGCAAAGTGATAAACTCCATTCCCATGACCCAGTACGTAATCGATTACCGTAATGAGTTACTGAGTGCCCGGGCGGCCGCCCTgaatgccacgcccaccagtGCACCACTGAACGAAACTGTGTGGTTGAATGTGAGCTCCCTGCTGACATCGACCACCACCTCTGCACCACCCACGCCATCGCCAGTGGTGCGAAATGTTACCGTCTATAGGCTGTACCACAGCGATTTGGCGTTGCACAACGCCTCGCTGCAAAATGCAACATTTCTCATATACAGTGTAGTGATTAAGCTGATACCCTGCATAGCACTCACCATTCTGTCGGTTCGATTGATCCTGGCCTTGCTGGAGGCCAAGCGGCGGCGGAAGAAGCTCACCAGCAAGCCCGCCACTCCGGCTGCCAGTAATGGAACCAAATCACCGGCCAATGGAAAAGCGGCGGACAGACCCCGGAAAAATAGCAAAACTCTGGAGAAGGAAAAGCAGACGGATCGCACCACGAGGATGCTGCTGGCGGTGCTACTCCTCTTCCTCATCACTGAATTTCCACAAGGGATTATGGGTCTGCTGAATGCCGTGCTCGGAGATGTCTTCTATTTGCAGTGCTACCTAAGACTGA GTGACCTGATGGATATCTTGGCCTTGATCAACTCCAGCATCAACTTCATTCTGTACTGCTCCATGAGCAAGCAATTCCGCACCACGTTCACGCTGCTCTTTCGTCCGAAATTCCTGGACAAGTGGCTGCCGGTGGCGCAGGACGAGATGGCAGCTGCTCGAGCTGAGCGCTCTGCGGTGGCACCTGTCCTGGAAAAGGGACGACAGCAGCCGCAGGTGGTGATGGCCAGCACGACCACCAACATCACGCAGGTGACAAATCTGTAG